A window from Betta splendens chromosome 1, fBetSpl5.4, whole genome shotgun sequence encodes these proteins:
- the LOC114863258 gene encoding myeloid-associated differentiation marker-like protein 2, whose amino-acid sequence MDPAGGPYLNTKALCSPLGAARLAQLAAGCAAIALVTHGAGAAGPHGAFCMAAWCFCFAMSALLFFLDATRLHSCLPVSWDNLTVTCAALATLLYVTASVLYPLFFVQAECPYAGCQVRNFRIAVSACSVLGTVAYGVEVGLCRARPGQAVVGYMATASGLLKVVQGFVACIIFGALANGSEFSRHGATVYCAAVYGFCFALTAALVATTMCGRTKAVRCMPFERLVVVCTLLEALLYLSASVVWPVFCFDPKYGSPWRDSSCGWGKCPWDSKVAVAALSFLNLALYAADLIYSQRLRFSSSRVLP is encoded by the exons ATGGACCCAGCGGGGGGTCCCTACCTGAACACCAAGGCCCTGTGCTCCCCGCTGGGCGCCGCCCGCCTCGCCCAGCTGGCCGCGGGCTGCGCGGCGATCGCCCTGGTGACgcacggcgccggcgccgccggcccgCACGGCGCCTTCTGCATGGCGGCGTGGTGCTTCTGCTTCGCCATGTCGGCGCTGCTCTTCTTCCTGGACGCCACGCGGCTGCACAGCTGCCTCCCCGTGTCCTGGGACAACCTGACGGTCACGTGCGCGGCCCTCGCCACCCTGCT GTACGTGACGGCCTCCGTGCTCTACCCGCTCTTCTTCGTCCAGGCAGAGTGCCCCTACGCCGGCTGCCAGGTCCGGAACTTCCGCATCGCGGTCAGCGCCTGCTCCGTCTTGGGCACCGTGGCCTACGGGGTGGAGGTGGGCCTGTGCCGGGCCCGGCCGGGCCAGGCCGTGGTGGGCTACATGGCCACGGCCTCCGGCCTGCTCAAGGTGGTGCAGGGCTTCGTGGCCTGCATCATCTTCGGGGCCCTGGCCAACGGCAGCGAGTTCTCGCGCCACGGCGCCACCGTGTACTGCGCGGCCGTGTACGGGTTCTGCTTCGCCCTCACCGCCGCGCTGGTGGCCACGACCATGTGCGGCCGCACCAAGGCCGTGCGCTGCATGCCCTTCGAGCGCCTGGTGGTGGTGTGCACCCTGCTGGAGGCGCTGCTGTACCTGAGCGCGTCCGTGGTGTGGCCCGTGTTCTGCTTCGACCCCAAATACGGCTCCCCGTGGAGAGACTCCTCGTGCGGGTGGGGCAAGTGTCCGTGGGACAGTAAGGTCGCGGTGGCCGCGCTCTCCTTCCTGAACCTCGCACTGTACGCGGCAGATCTCATCTACTCCCAGAGGCTGCGCTTCAGCTCCTCGCGGGTCCTGCCCTGA